AACTGCATTACTACCATCAAAGAAAATTCCTCCTTCATCGAATCCTGTAATTACGGAATTGAATAAATTCATTTGTGAACCTTCACGTTGGTGAATACCATAATAGTATTCAGGATCAAATGCTGTTTGAGATGAATTTTGTTTTGGACCAACAGCAGTAATATTTGAAAATATGGGTTTTGAAATTGGTGCTGTTAAAGGAGAACCAGATTTACTATCTTGTTCAAAAGCTTCACTTTTGCTTACGTCAGCAGTCCATGAGTCTCTAAAAATAAATCCATATTGAATGTTTCCTCTGTAACCTTCATCACCATCGAAATCATCATCTAAAGATTTTATCGCAATTAAATGACTTGCATCATGATTTCCACCAAACCACTCAAATGCATCATCTCTTGAATAACTAACTTGAACGTGGTGAATTTCTGTTCCACTTCCAACTGAACCTAAGGTTAAGCCATTTATTTCGTTATTTGCTGAAAGTTCAATTCCAGGGAATTCAATTCTGACATATTTAAAAACACCACTGTTATCTGCATCATTTGTACCGCCGTATACTGCACCTTCACTTGTTGGAACACCTTCTATAGCAACATTTAAACCTTTCCAGTTAGAAGCAGCGCCTAAAATAATAACACCGCCCCAATCTCCCATTGCTCTTGAACCTGCGGGTAACTGGCTGGTAAATACTATTGGATTTGTTGCAGTACCATTTGCATATATTTTACCACCTCTTTTTACAATTAAAGAACCCTTTGTTGAACTCTCGCCTAAAATCACAGTCCCTGCTGGAATTGTTAAAGAGACAAGTGAATCAACATAAACATACCCACTCAGCAAATAAACATTATTTGCATCAAGTGTTGTATTACTTGTAATATGGCCAGACAACACAACATCATGGGGTGTTAAGTGTGTTTGCCCAAAAACTTGACTAAACAAGCCAATTGTTAAGATTATTAAAAATATTTTTTTCATGATTTACTCCATTTGTTATTTTTTATGATTTTTTTTACTTCAAAAGATTTTTTTGTTTCATCAACCTCCTCATTTGTTTTGTAAATCTGTTATTTATAGTTTATATGAAATTCCAAGTGAGTATGAGGTATGTTTCTCTTTTAACTTTTGCAGTTCGTTGTATTGAGAATATGTTTCATCTTCATCAAGGATATTGCTAATTGATAATTTGAGTTCAAGATTTGATATAATTGTCTGTTTATAGATAAAATCAATAATATTTTTGGGATCTTCGTAAATATCACCTTCAAGAATTTCACCGATTCCAGCCTGAATAATTCTTTTACCAAATCTATTATAGAGGATGCTGATGTTGCTTTGCCAGATTGGATTTTCATATTCTAATCTAACATTTATTACGTAAGGTGATTGACCTTGCAATGGACGTGATTTTCTTGACTTATTTAATAAATCATCCACTTTTGTTTTAATAAAGCTATAATTAGTGTTAAGAAAAAAATATGATAAATAGTCAGTTATAACCCTTAGACTATATCTACTTTCAAATTCGAAACCCCAAACTTCTGCTTCAGCTGCATTTTTAAACGTTTCCTCATAATTTCCGGAAGTTGGAACAACTGCCTGTTCAATTGGATTTTTAATGGTTTTGTAAAATGGACTTACGGATAAATACTCATTTATGCCTGGGAAATATTCAAAACGTATGTCATAATTATCTAGATTTGCAGTTTTTAGATCGGGATTACCTCTGACAATTGCCATTGTTTCAAAATCAAAATAACCAAATGGTGTTACTTCTCTTAACTGAGGTCTGTTAATTGTTTGGCTATATGCAAACCTTAAATTAATATTTTCATTTATTTTATATATTAAGTTATAAGAAGGAAATACTTTGTCTGAATTATCGCCATTAATTTTCATTGGAGTTTGGTTTATTCCAAATCCAGTTTTTGTATTTAATGTTAGTTGATATTTTTCAAATCGTAATCCGCTAATAAATATGAAATTTTGATCCCATAAATTGAATGGAATTTCGAACATCAAATAGATACCGATGTTTTCTAATATTGAACTATAATTATGAGTGCCCTCAAAATACTCCTCGTATCGAATATCACTATAATATTCAAAATTATTGATATCAAAAGCCGAATCAGGTTCAAGATAGTAAAGTTGACTTAAACTCCCGCTTAAATAGCCTCTGGGAATAACTACTGAAAGATGCCTTGCATTGTAAAATCGATTTGAAGTATTATATATTGTACCAAATTTAATTTTTGTTGTATTAACTGGAAGTTCAAAGTCAAAATTCAGACTTCTCAAGTATTCATTCAGATTTGTAAATATTCTTGCACCGTAATCACTTGGAGATACTGTTAATTTGAGTCTCCAAGGGTCATTAATTTCATCTTTTGCATAAACGTATTTTCTACTATCTGGTTCATCTCTTTTTGTTTGAGAATAAGATCCTTGCCATTTTAATTTTAAATCTAAAAGTTCAGGAAAGAAATCTTCTCCAACTAATTGAGTAGATAAGAGTTCTCTTGAAACAAATTCTAATTCATTTCTTTGTTCGTACTGTGAATGGTAATAATAATAACCTCCTATCTGTGTTGTTTCCTTGTCTGAATTCACAGAATAGGAATTCTTGAAACTAACTTTATGATGATTTCCTAATTTATAACTTAAGTTCAAAATGGCACCACCAAAAACATTCCAATCAGATTTGTAACCTTCAAAATCTAAATCCGGAATTTCGTTTTCACCTCCTGGGCCTCCCCAAACAATTGTACGTATTTTTTTATTATCAAATTTTGATTTATATAATAAAGAAGATACCAAACCAATTTCTTCGCCAAACAATGGAAATATATCCGAATAACTAATTCCAAAACTTTGATTTAATGGTGATTTAACTTTGTTAATATTCCAATAGTGATTTAAACTATTTACAGCTTCGTAATAATCTTGACGCTGCTCAGAATTAAATAAATCCAACTGCGAAAAATCTTTTGGGAAATTATTTGGTAACGTTCTTATTCCATCATCAAATCCTAACCAATCATATGCGCCGCCATGATAAGTAAGAAAATCTTGATTAGTTACTCCTTTAGTATAACCTAACGAGTAATTAATAGAGATTGATCTATTATTTGGAAATTCTATTGTGTTAACTTTTACAAGTCCACCACCAAATTCACCTGGCTGATCTGGCGTAAATGTTTTAATAACGATTGTGTTTTCTATTATTCCACTTGGAATTAGATCAAATGCAAATGATTTTTTATCAACCTCGGTTGCTGGCAATTGTGCATCATTTAACATTGCATTACTATATCTTTCACTTGTTCCGCGTACATAAACAAACTTATTATCCATTAATGTTATTCCAGATACTCGTTTAAGTGCATCTGCAGTACTTGCATCTGGTGATTTGCTTATTAATTCTGCACTTAACCCATCACTAATTACAGATGAATTTTTTTGCTTGTTAAGTAGAGCACCTTCAAAACTTAAATCAGCCTTTTCTGTTACTACAACTTCATTTATTACTAATGCTTCTTGTGAAAGTGCAATATCAACTATGGTTGTTTCATTATCTTTAATTAAAATATTTGATTTGGTAACTGTAGAATATGAAATGAATGAGTATACTATTGTATAATAACCCGGTGATAAGTTTTTAATTTTATAACGACCATCAAGATCAGTTGATGCACCAATATTTGTATTTTTAATTAAAATATTTGCACCAATTAATACTTCACCACTCTGTGCATCAACAATTTTTCCTGAAAGTTGTCCAAATGCAAAAGCTTGTAATGAAACACCTAGACTTAAAATGAAACTAAATATTGATCTGTTGAAATTATTTTTCATGGGGGTACTGATAAAAATTTTTTAGGTTTATTTGATGCGGTTAAAATATTCTTAGTATGTTATTGGAAAATTAAGTGATAATTAAAAATACGTTATTATCATATTAAGCTGGTATTAAGCATTTATTAAGCCAGTATTAACAAAGCAAGAATACTTTTTAAATACTATTCCAAAATATTTTATAGACATTATTTAAAGTACATAATTAAGCAGCACTATAATATTTGACTAAACTACTTAACAATTTGTTAACTTAAATTTTAATACCAAGATTCGATAATCAAGTAATAAATAAAGAATGTACTATGATGAGAATATTATTAGCAGCTTTTATAATTTATACTATTTTTATTGGAACAACACAAGCCTCAAATTTTGAATTTAAAAACCCAAAAAAAAATCTTAAAGTAATTGAAAATTTGAATTCAATAATCGTTAACGATACAATAGTTTTAAATAACCAAGAAAAAACTGCTATATATGCTTTTATGTTTAAAATAGTAACAAACAATAATTTAACTGATAAAAAAATTATAGATTTGATTGAGATTAAGGAAGGTAATCAATTCAATAGAGATTGGAATTTATTTTCTAATATAAAGTCTGGGTTAGATAATAAAGATACACTTATTGTAATTGGATTAGGTAATACAACAAAATTGAATATGATGAAATATGATGATTTTCTTGAATTGAATTATAAATTGAACATCCCAAATTTTTCAGAAGAAATAAATTCTTCAATTGAAATAATCTATTCTGAATTTAGTGATGAAAATGGGAATTTATTAATAAACAATCAAATAGATAAAAGTTTAAAGACAATTCATATGATAATTAATAAATCAGAATTGGAAAATGTTAATAATATTGAATTACACCAAAACTATCCAAATCCTTTTAACCCCAAGACAATAATTGAATTTTCAATTCCTTCTTTTCATGAATCAAGTAAGAACTTTTCTGAATTATTTGTTTACAATTTACTAGGTCAGAAAATCTATAATTATGAAATACAAAATTTAGAGCCAGGAAATTACAAAGTTGAATTTGATGGAAGTCGGTTATCAAGTGGAATTTACTTTTATGAACTTAAGTCAAATTTGTATTCAAAAAAAAGAAAAATGTTATTAATTAAATAATGATTTAACTACTTTGTAAAATGAAATTTAACTATTCTCAAATTTTGACTTGTTAAACATTTTTAAATTTCCTTAATAATATTTTGAGAATTTACATTCATTTAAATACCAATATTTTTCTAACCTATTTACAAAATCATAAGGCTTTTCAGCAAAGATCCAGAAAGCAATTGGCAATAATTTTTTTTCTAATTTAATTTCTTCATTTTTCAGCATATTAAGTATTTCATACTTAAAAATTTCATCAGTTTCAAAATAGTTTTTTTCAACTATGTGGTGTTTTAAAACAGAAATATCATGGAATTTTCCTAAAATTTCAGATAAACGATAAATTTCCAAAGCAAAGGAATCAAGGATAGGATTCCATATGAATTTTAAAAATGAATGTAATAAAATAAATATTTTACGTTTTTCTTAAGTTGTGATATTTTTTTCAGTCGGTTTTTTAATTCTTCTTTCTAATAATTTCTTTCCTTTTTCGTAATTTTTTCTTAATCCAACTTTAACAACATCAAATTTTTCTGAATTAATTTGTATCATTTCTACTCTAGGTCTGAATAACACAATTTATCGAAAATTTGTTATTAGTAAAGTTTTAAATTACATTTTGGGTTCACCTAGAAAGATAAAAAGACTTCAATATTCTAAATATGCCAAGCTCGCAATGAAATCCGATTACCTCACCTATCTGAATATTTATGGCTACTAAGATGCTGATTTCGATGTGTAATTTGCAAGTACCTCTTGATCTACAGTTAATCAAGATTTTATTTTCTACTTCCTTGTTATTAGTTTATTTTTGGCGAATATATGGATTAAAATATCAATTAGACTGGAAATTAATTCATTAGTTTATCAACTCATATTTATCCACTAAAAAAACAAAAAAATGATCAAATTACTTTTTCTCATTATGAATTTGTAATAAAAATCCTATACATCATTTAATTTTAGCTAAATAAAAAATATCACTTGTTATTCGTCTATTATAATTTCAATAACATTTTCATTATTATCTAATTCTAAATTTAGAATACCATTATCAGATTTCATTTTATTGTAAAGTTTATTATTCAAGTAAATGCTGTAATTTTTATTCGATTCCAGATTTGAAATCTCATATTTTATTTTATCAGAGTTATTTTCTTTTGATAATTGAATCCATGATTTTCTTTCGCGATTCCAAGATAAAATATCTAATAATAGATTTTTATTCGAAATAGCCTTTAATGAATATTTATTATCATCTCCATCAAAATAATACAGTTCATTATTTAATGAATAATAACCAAAATCAGTTTTAGCTTTTACTTCAAATTGATCATTTGTGATAGAATAATTATTTGTATTCAATTTTATTGCAAGTTTATCATTTCTAAAATTATAAAATAATTCTGTGCCAGCTATTTCTTCAATTAAATTTGGATTTAAGTAAAGTCTATTAAATTGCGGATTAATTCCGTAAACAGCTTTGTAAAGACCAATAATTGCAAGACTATTACCGGAGAGAATATCATCGCCAAGACCATCTTGTTTAACTCTTCCATACCTTTGAAATGCTAAACCGTCCTTTGCATATTGATCCAAAACATTATTCACATATTTAATTGCTAACTCCGGTTTATAATTTGCATAAGCTTCAACACCAATACTACCCCATGATAAAAATAAATCACCGTTTTCATAATTTGGGAATGGAAATTGCCAATCATTACCCTCACCAATTGTATAAGGATAAAGACAAATCGGCCAAAAGAAAAGATTTTCCTTACTTGTTTGTTCTTCAATTTTATCTAAAATAGAATTCCTTTTAATTTCATCATCACAAATTCCATAGACAATGGCCATAAAATTGACTGGCACAACGAGGTTGTCTCCATGAATTGAATTATCTTTTTCTCTCCAATGTACATACCATTTATTTTTATCATTCCAAAAACCGCCCTCATTCACTGATTTGTTAAAACTTTTTTTAAGTTCAGCAGCATATGCAGCATAATAATTGGCCTTATCTGCATCATTTAATTGCATTTCAACATCTGTCCATAAAGTTAGAGCATAATATAATTTCGCATTTACAAATGCATTTTCATAAGAAGCCCATATTATATCAATCCAGTCACTCCCTCTTTTTTCGTCTTTGGAATCTGACATCATTTCGACAAGATAATTATTATTAGAATCTCTTTGCATTAAATATTCCAGTGCAGATTCACAAGATTTTTTATGTTTTGATACCCAATTTAAATCACCAGAAATATTAAAAAGCTGCGCTACATTAGAAACAAAATCCGGATTAGAATCCATTAGATATCCCCATTGAGCTTCATAAAATCCTTTTTCTGTAATCGATCCGGGTATGGCATCTTCATCTAAATAAGCCCATCTTGCAATTACACGTCCGTCTTTTTGAATTGCATTATCTTTATAATAATCAAGGCATTGTTTGTATCCTTCAATATACTTTTCATCATTTACACCAATTGCAAAATCAGCAATATATTGTTCATGCAGACAAATAGGTCCGTAAGGTGTATGCCAGCTATTTCCACCAAATAGATTTTTATCAATAACTCCAATTCTTGCAACAGTATTCAGTAAATTAGTTACCTGTTCCTCATTTATGCCTTTAAAATTTCCTCGATCAAAATCTTTATTATAATCAAAAAATGATAAGGTAATTGTTTGATCATAATTTTTTTTACTGATTTTAAACGAATCCCAAACGTCTGTTTTTCCTCTTATAAATCTGCTTCTCTTTTCAGCTTCATAACGGTAAGTTAAATCTTCATCAGAGATTGAAATATTATAAATAAGTATATCATCGTTTGCACGTGTATATTTCATTGCAATTTGATTACCCTCAGATTCAACAGAAATATTAAGTCCGTTTCCATTGGTACTATTCCAAAAAGCTGAGCTATTTGAATGTACACCATAAGTACAAAGTTTTTGATTAAATAAATAAAACCATGCAATTCCGCCATAACTTAAAAATGCTCCGTCCCAAACATTAATATTATCAAAATTAAAAGACGGGAATGCAACTTCTTCTAATATTAAATTATTATTAAAATTTCTTTCAATGTTAAACTTGATATCACTTTCAGAAATATTGAAAATCCAGGTCTCAGAAATAATTTCATCATCTTCGCCATAAATAATTTTATTAATAGTAATTTTTTCTTTTTCAATTTCAATCAATGGATTTGAATTAAGCTGAAGAGTTGAATAAGCAGCCTTTTGTGTTGTAACTTCTGAATAAATACCTGCGGAACTTGATATTACGGTTTGATTGTTAACCTTTAGTTCTGAAATATTACATTTTTTGTTATACTCGAGAACAATACTAATTTTATTATTTCCGAAAGTTATTTTTCTATTTAGTTGATCATGGTTAATAAAGATATTTTCTGCAAAAAGAATAGAGTTTGATAAAAGTAGAATAGCAACGAGTTTATACAGAATATATTTTATTTTCATAATAAGTCTTAAATTTGTAAAAAAATAAATAGTAAAATTAGTTTTATTCAACAGTTGCAAGACTGTTTTATTTTCGAGAAACTTAATTTATTTCAAAAAATTGTTCTTTAACATTCCAGCCGAAAACCGAAACTTCCAAATCATTAATATCTAAATTTTTATTATAATCAATAAAGATAGTTTTTTCTTCTCCGGGTAATACGGAAATATAATTATCACTATAAAAAACAGGTAGAATCCTTTTCCGCGTTGACTTATTAACAATCGAGATTCGGTTAAAAAATGCAACCGGTTCATACTTTGGATTACTAATTACTAATTCAATTCTACCGTTACTTATTTCATTTGCTTTAAAACCAACATTTGAAATTTCAATTTCTTGTAAACCACTGTAATTCCCTGTTGAATCAGGTAGCCAATAAAGATTTTCATCTAAGATTTTTTTTGAAGAATTAAATAAACGAAGAGATAAAAATCCTCCTTTGTTTTTTAATAAATTATCCAAAACTTTCTTTATCGATTCAATTTTTTGTGAAGTGCTTGGAGCAATTTCAACAAACCATTGAAATACTAAAGAATCATTTCCAACAATATCATAAACTTTCGCTTGTATCATTATATCATGTTGAGTAATAAAGGTATGATTAGCAACATTTAGCATTCCGTCAACAGGATTATACATAACATGCAGATTTTTATTTGCATGATTAAGGCCATATAATCCGGCATTTGGATCGAGATAATAATCATACATTTGCCCTCGCAATGCAGTCCAAGGATTTTGAGTTTTCCAAATAATTAAACCCGTGTACCAGTCCCACATATGAGAAGTATAGCCTTCCATCAAACATCTGTATTGATCATAGTTTAGGAGCTGTGCTTTATTTGCAAAATCTTTTAAATCTTTTGGTTTTCCATAAGCATCCATAAATTTTCCGTACCAGCTTGGTTTATGATAATTCCATACTGAGTCTGAACTTGACCTTGACATGCTTGGAAGTATTAAATCTTTCTTTGGAATAAAACGTTCAAGCGATTCAAAATCACCAACGCCAACCGATCCTATTTCTGAATTAAATGAAAAAGATTTCTTTTCCCAAAAATAGCTTAAAGGCTGAATATGATAAGTCCCGTCACCATTTCCGCCAATGAAGTTATGTGACATACTTTCGGCATTTGAATAATCAAAAAAATATCGAGTACTATCAATTGCAGGAAGTATTGAATCGACCATAACATCTAAAATATCTTTCGGAGGAGGAATTTCATTACCGCCACAATAAAAAGCTAATGAAGGATGATTACGTATCATTTTTACCTGATCATCAACAGATCTTAGAAACAAATTATGATCATTCGGATATTGTCTTCTTACCCATTGATCCTCTTTTTTCATTGGATCAAGCCATTTACCATTACAATCACCTGACATCCAAAAATCCTGAAATACTAAGATCCCATATTTATCGCAAGAGTTGTAAAATTCGGGTCTTTCTGTTAAACTTCCTCCCCAAATTCTGATTAAGTTAAGATTCATATCACGATGAAAACGAACTTCAGCATCGTAACGATCTTGAGAAAGTCTCAACATTGCATCCGATGAAATCCAGTTACCGCCTTTGATAAATATTTTCTGACCATTCACCAAAACTTCCCTACTCTTAGTATCATTATTCCATTGTGTTTTAATTTCTCGTATTCCAGTTGTTATAAATATTTCATCTAATAAATTATTGACTGAATCAACAAATTGAAATTTCACAATATATAAAGGATGTTCTCCATATCCGTTAGGCCACCAGGTTTTTGGATTTTCAAAAATTAAATCATCAAGCTTAATTTCTGTAATTGATCCTGGTTTAAGAATTACTCTCTTATTTACTTCATTATTTTCAATTATAAATTTTATGCAACCTCTTATCGAAACACTGGTTGGATTTTCGACAGTAACGCTGCTTTTAATTATTGCCGGGTTTTGTAATTTTTCAGGATTTCGTACTCCTGGAACAATGGTTATTACTTGCGGGTCTTTTAATATAATTCCTTTAGTTTTTTTAATTGTAACTTTATCCCAAATACCGGTATTTCTGTCACGGATGGGCTGAATCCAATCCCAACCAGCTACATATTGATTTGTTATATTTCTTGCAATTGTTCCATCGCCTCCTTGTCCGCCGTTTGGATTTCCAACAGGATCAGGCGGATAAACGATAACGGCCAACCGATTTTTCCCATTCTTTGAAAGCAAACTTGTAATATTATATGTTTGACGAAGAAACATTCCATAGTGAGTTTTAATATTTAGCTTATTTCCATTTAAAAATATATCACAACTATAATTTACTCCTCTTAAGTTTAACCATACTTGTTCCATCCCAACCGGAGTTTTTTCCTCAAATTCTTTTACAAACCAATATGTATAATAATCTCTTCCTATATCAAATATATCCGGGATTTTTTTATTATTCATACCGTAAAACGGGTCTGGAATTAAATTATTATTCAATAAAGTAGTCAATACTGTTCCCGGGACTGTTGCCGGAAGCCAGTTTGTAAGTACAAAGGAGGTTTTTGATAACTGCTCACCTGCTACATCAACGGTTTTAATATTCTTACAAACCCATCCTGAATTTAGTTCATAATGATTACTATTATTTGATTCATTAACGGTTGTGAATTCTGATGAGTAAACAAAATGTGTAATAAGGAAGAAACTAAATAATAATTTATAAATTTTATTTTGCATTTCTGGAACCTTCTAAAAAATTTATATGGATTAAATATTCAACCTGAATCGTAAAAATATGTTTTAAAAATTATTGAAACTTCCATTTTTTCATAAAAGGCTTGACCTGCCCCCGATAAATGTACCAATGATAAAGTTAGTTATACCTATCATCAAGCATTGGCTACTTGGTGTAGGAGTATTACCTCCGGTACCGGAGGTAAAAAATTTAATGAACTATGCGGTCTGATTTCATTAAATTCTTGCCGCCACCTTTCTGTTAAAACTTTTGCCTCTAATATAGTATCAAATATCTCTCCATTCAATAATTCATCTCTTAATTTTCCATTAAATGATTCTATATATCCATTTTCCCATGGACTACCCGGTTCTATAT
The nucleotide sequence above comes from Ignavibacteriota bacterium. Encoded proteins:
- a CDS encoding T9SS type A sorting domain-containing protein, whose amino-acid sequence is MMRILLAAFIIYTIFIGTTQASNFEFKNPKKNLKVIENLNSIIVNDTIVLNNQEKTAIYAFMFKIVTNNNLTDKKIIDLIEIKEGNQFNRDWNLFSNIKSGLDNKDTLIVIGLGNTTKLNMMKYDDFLELNYKLNIPNFSEEINSSIEIIYSEFSDENGNLLINNQIDKSLKTIHMIINKSELENVNNIELHQNYPNPFNPKTIIEFSIPSFHESSKNFSELFVYNLLGQKIYNYEIQNLEPGNYKVEFDGSRLSSGIYFYELKSNLYSKKRKMLLIK
- a CDS encoding TonB-dependent receptor, which produces MKNNFNRSIFSFILSLGVSLQAFAFGQLSGKIVDAQSGEVLIGANILIKNTNIGASTDLDGRYKIKNLSPGYYTIVYSFISYSTVTKSNILIKDNETTIVDIALSQEALVINEVVVTEKADLSFEGALLNKQKNSSVISDGLSAELISKSPDASTADALKRVSGITLMDNKFVYVRGTSERYSNAMLNDAQLPATEVDKKSFAFDLIPSGIIENTIVIKTFTPDQPGEFGGGLVKVNTIEFPNNRSISINYSLGYTKGVTNQDFLTYHGGAYDWLGFDDGIRTLPNNFPKDFSQLDLFNSEQRQDYYEAVNSLNHYWNINKVKSPLNQSFGISYSDIFPLFGEEIGLVSSLLYKSKFDNKKIRTIVWGGPGGENEIPDLDFEGYKSDWNVFGGAILNLSYKLGNHHKVSFKNSYSVNSDKETTQIGGYYYYHSQYEQRNELEFVSRELLSTQLVGEDFFPELLDLKLKWQGSYSQTKRDEPDSRKYVYAKDEINDPWRLKLTVSPSDYGARIFTNLNEYLRSLNFDFELPVNTTKIKFGTIYNTSNRFYNARHLSVVIPRGYLSGSLSQLYYLEPDSAFDINNFEYYSDIRYEEYFEGTHNYSSILENIGIYLMFEIPFNLWDQNFIFISGLRFEKYQLTLNTKTGFGINQTPMKINGDNSDKVFPSYNLIYKINENINLRFAYSQTINRPQLREVTPFGYFDFETMAIVRGNPDLKTANLDNYDIRFEYFPGINEYLSVSPFYKTIKNPIEQAVVPTSGNYEETFKNAAEAEVWGFEFESRYSLRVITDYLSYFFLNTNYSFIKTKVDDLLNKSRKSRPLQGQSPYVINVRLEYENPIWQSNISILYNRFGKRIIQAGIGEILEGDIYEDPKNIIDFIYKQTIISNLELKLSISNILDEDETYSQYNELQKLKEKHTSYSLGISYKL
- a CDS encoding glycosyl hydrolase gives rise to the protein MQNKIYKLLFSFFLITHFVYSSEFTTVNESNNSNHYELNSGWVCKNIKTVDVAGEQLSKTSFVLTNWLPATVPGTVLTTLLNNNLIPDPFYGMNNKKIPDIFDIGRDYYTYWFVKEFEEKTPVGMEQVWLNLRGVNYSCDIFLNGNKLNIKTHYGMFLRQTYNITSLLSKNGKNRLAVIVYPPDPVGNPNGGQGGDGTIARNITNQYVAGWDWIQPIRDRNTGIWDKVTIKKTKGIILKDPQVITIVPGVRNPEKLQNPAIIKSSVTVENPTSVSIRGCIKFIIENNEVNKRVILKPGSITEIKLDDLIFENPKTWWPNGYGEHPLYIVKFQFVDSVNNLLDEIFITTGIREIKTQWNNDTKSREVLVNGQKIFIKGGNWISSDAMLRLSQDRYDAEVRFHRDMNLNLIRIWGGSLTERPEFYNSCDKYGILVFQDFWMSGDCNGKWLDPMKKEDQWVRRQYPNDHNLFLRSVDDQVKMIRNHPSLAFYCGGNEIPPPKDILDVMVDSILPAIDSTRYFFDYSNAESMSHNFIGGNGDGTYHIQPLSYFWEKKSFSFNSEIGSVGVGDFESLERFIPKKDLILPSMSRSSSDSVWNYHKPSWYGKFMDAYGKPKDLKDFANKAQLLNYDQYRCLMEGYTSHMWDWYTGLIIWKTQNPWTALRGQMYDYYLDPNAGLYGLNHANKNLHVMYNPVDGMLNVANHTFITQHDIMIQAKVYDIVGNDSLVFQWFVEIAPSTSQKIESIKKVLDNLLKNKGGFLSLRLFNSSKKILDENLYWLPDSTGNYSGLQEIEISNVGFKANEISNGRIELVISNPKYEPVAFFNRISIVNKSTRKRILPVFYSDNYISVLPGEEKTIFIDYNKNLDINDLEVSVFGWNVKEQFFEIN